GGACCCACTTAGGTCAGACTCCTGAGTGTGCAGTTTAGGCAACTAGCAGGCAAATTATCCACCAGAATTACTTTATCTcttgaaataaaaatatcagTCAAActgtgtttccatcactaaaggTTATAgttcctctcatcctctctgtgtgtttctcaccTGTTTGTGAACCTTTGTAAGTTGGTCCAGGTTATTCTCAAGAAAGGAAATCTTCTGCTTCTGGGTGCAAGACCCCCCGCTATCATCAGGCTCCATTTCGGAACTCTGCAGAGAGGAAGACGAAGCACAAAGATGAGGAAACAAATAGTAAGCAAGGTAGAGAAAGAGGTTTTCTAGTGTCCGGTGGCAGAAGATGATTGTAACACCTGACGGGGGCTGACAGAAGCCTTTATAAATACCACGGATTACTGTGAGAAGACCTTTCAAACTCACTTTTGAGTAATTGTGGTTTAAAACCTTCCACCTTATCTGTTATCAATACACAGTCAAATGTGCCAAACAAGCCCTTTTAGAACAGCTATTCATCCAGCATTTTGCATGGTGACATACTAACTCCTTGCAAGGCCTTTCTGTTGGATCTTTAATCCACTAGTTTACACAAAAGTGAATTTCTTGTGTCACAATATCAAAAAGTCAAGGGGATTAGAGGAATGGAGGATATTGTTGCTATTCTCAGGTTCATCACTGAGAATTTAGGTCACAGATTCCTTAACATCCCGTAACGTAATCATCTTTGAGCTGCTTACTTTTTTAACCCGCGACGTGAGGTCTTGAACGAACAGCTTGCGCAGGTTGTGGAGGGTCTGGAGTTCGCGGGCCTGGAGGACAGAAAGATGGAGAGCAGGTTAGGAAGACAATTCTGCATGTACAAGATGTTAGAGAAAGGTAATTCAAAAGAAAATATAGCAGACTGAGGTAAGACAAGACTCTAAGGtataaagaaagagagagacagagacacagcaaGGGACAATGTTTCAGAAGAGACAGAGGTACACAGATAGTGGTGTATATTTTACTCACGACAGTCTCCTCCAGACCCTTCAAGTCCTGTTTAGTCTGCTCATGGCGCTCATGCAGGAATCTGACAGAAACAGCAAAACCATCATTACAAATAAGACAACACTTCTGTGTATTTCAGGACAATTTAATATCAATGGGTTGTTTTGAGTGCCCTCTGCTGGAATTTAAAAGAAGAAACAGTGGACTGTATCAATTCTATACTCCAATGTTTCTAAGTTCTCCATTGAAATAATCATGAAAACGCTGTAAACCACTGTATGCTGACCCATCCCACACATGCAGTACTCTATACTCAGACCTTTGTTTCAACCACACTGAGTAGTGAGAAAGTGGACCTCAACAACACTTACGAGAGCTCCTCCAGACGCTCACTCTTAGTGTTGTCCTGACTCTTCAGGCGTTCAAAGTCGGCGCGGACATGAGCCAGCTCCAGTTCCAGCTTGGAGTTACGACTGGAGGTGGGAAACAACAGCACACATGTTCggaaggaaaaagagaaaaggaagagTTGAATGAACAGCAAACCTGTTTTATTCCACAGATAATAGTTGGTAAACCTTTGTGTCTACAGTATGAATAAATGTATGTTAtattgtaaataataaaaatagctTACAACAATTAATAATGTTAAATTATAACATATATGGCATCTATGTGTAAATAGAAAGAACTAATTAAGATGGTCACAGACTCAGTGAGCTCGTCAATGATCCTCTGCTTCTCATTGATCTCATCCCGCAGGCGGGCCAGCTGCTTGTGATGGAGGCCACGGTGAGACTCCTGCTGACGGGAAACCTTCTGcaaatgaaaagagcaaaaggcACAACGTCTTCAGAGATGCTGGCTTTAGCAGGGAAaactagaaaataaatattaataaatataaatttttaaaaataaaaagccacATAATCTAGGATTTTAGGATATTTTTAGGAAAAAGGTATTCCGTTTTAAAATTACAGAAAAAGAGGCAATCAGATAACTGATACATTTAGTAAAAATGGGGATTATTAGCAAtattacaattaaaatatacattttaaaataaacaacagTATAACACCATGCACATGCGCACTCATTACAACATTTATGAGTCTCACACAACACCACTCTGGTCTTGAGTGAAACCATAGCTAATAGTTGCCATTGTTATTGCCATGTTAATTTGTAAATAAAGCAGAAAAGGGGAACAGCATTACAGTACAGTGCAAGTTATGCCCATATTTGGCATTGAGGGACTCCAAAAAAGTAATGGAAAGTAATCAAGTTATATTGctttaatattgtgatattgggATTAGGTTGCTGACCACATGTTTTAATAGATAATAAGTAACTGTAttggaatacatttttaaagtaacCCTCATAAACCCTGCATGTAGCACCCTACAGAAACTAAAATACAGGCATGAAATGGCAAAAAGGAGTTACATCTGAACAATAAGTACCTTACTTGTATTATATTCTGGGGGGACAGGATGCCCGTGTCacaatttcaattaattaagtCAAAATCAGTAAATCAGTTTACTAAGGTTTTAGGCTGGGCACTAAAGAAATTGCCTTTTAACGTTTCTTACCTTCACATTTCCATCCTCAGTCTCACCCTTCTCTCCATCCTTCTCCTCAAGCAGGGAGTTATCtgtaagaagaaaaagagaaagaaagtatTCACCACAGAGcaacaacctaaaaaaaaaatcctatttccTTTTGCTTGAACATTAATTCTGTAGTTAATATttggtgtatgtgtatgtgtacacgTGCACTGTGCAGGTTACCCTGGTCTTGCAGCTTGGCCAGCTCTTCGCTCAGGGAGTCGTGGCTCTCCTCCAGCAGCCTCTTCTTCTGCTCCACGCTCTGCATGTACTCTGTCAGGGAGCGGATCTTAGCTTCATGCTGTACGAACacaaacaaacgcacacacaggaaataaaaacaaaaaaagtcataaaaacccAGCCACAACAAACTACAATATTTCATTAATTCACGCAGGCTTTCCtccactccatctcttcctctcccatcctgtccctctccctccatccctcacCTGGGAGATGAGGAGCTGGCATGAGGAGAGCTCCCTCCCAGTTTCCTCCATCTTGCGGTGGCACTCCAGCTGCATGTTCTCCAGCTGGCGGCAGCGCTTCACCATGCTCTTCACCTCCGACTTGATCTTGCTGATGTAGAGGCGAGCCACCGTGAACTCTTCTTCGATCGCGCCGCTAATCTCCACCGGCTGAGGATTGTAGAAAAGTGGTGATTATTTTCTCTTCCACGCTTTCTTCTCCAGTCGGGACTAACGAGAAACTCGACTCAACACACTCTATGTAGTGTACCTACagtatatgtacagtacatttaaaCCTCTGTTAACACTTAGAGCCAACTCACCAGCTTGATCTCCCCGTTGCCCACGATGGTGCTGAACTCACTGAGGTCCCTCATCAGACCGTTGAGGACGTCAGCGATGCGTTTCCTCTGCTGCCCGCTCACTTCCTGCATACGAGACAGCTCTGCCTCCAGCTCCATCAGACTGGCCtgtaagagaaaaagagaggctCAGTCAGGACCAGGGAAGCACTACCAATTTCCAACAGAAAGCACCCAGAGACCACATATCACCAGAAAAAAGTTTATGGTACATCTAGGTCGAGAAACCAGGATATCTCTTCATATGTAAATTATATAAAAGTAAGATTACCCCAAATAGGACAGAGGTACTGTTGCAGTTTCAAGCTTTCAGTTTTAGTCATAACTGTTGGGTGATGGAGGCCATAGTTTTTGGAGAATATCTAAAAATTGTCCCCGAACATTAAGGCTTTCATATGACGATGGATTGTGCAAGATTTCATCTCAAATGATTAGGTTGCTAGCTTCACCTATAGGTCCTTAAAATGTGACTGCACAATTCTAAGGTGTTATGGCAGTTAAGCCAAATGGAGAAGAAATTGACAACCATCTGAGAAACAGTACTGCATCTCAAAAgtccatttattttttcagtCCTCTACAGCTAAgcctaatgtaatgtaaaaagtcTCTAACACTTCTCCTCCAGTACTTGACTGTCATATAATTCCTGCAGTATTTTCCGCTCACTGCTACAGGTGCTTGTCTCTTTAGTGCAGCAAGGAAGCGAGCGTCCTTCTGTTTCAACTCCTGTCTCTGATTTTAGCTCTCTGTCAGTCAATCTCACATTTATACCATTCCTCTTCAAACGTACCATTTTCTGGGACAGTTGgtcagccagcagctggttctGCAGGCCtttctcctccacctcctgGCTCTTCTGGTCGTAGTTGATGGCAAGCTCCTCCAGAGCCTGCAGCACCTCCTTCACCTCAGCCTTGGCACAGTCGCTCTCCACCTGAAGCCTGCCAAGTTCAGCCTGGACCTTATCCCCATCGCCCTTGGATGAGGCTAGGAgctggagggggggagggagggagtaaaagaaaagagagggagacatgtcgtcagttaaaggtgcagtaggtaagacttataaaactaactttctgtcatatttgctgaaactgaccctatgttcgagtagaactacatgaagcaggtaattaaaaaaaaaaaaatccggctcctctggcaccacctacagcctgtagtgcgatttgcaaatatccaccgctccctgttcagatacaccaatcagggccagggggggtgtctaactgcatgtcaatcactgctcatgcacacgcgttcattctcccttgtggggggaggggcttaggagaccgttttgggcttcagcggaaaggggggagggactgagaagttgtcgatgtttaaattttttgaagtcctggatcttcgcaatcctacctacagcacctttaagtcatTTTCTCCATTCCTCAATTCTTCAGCGGCTGTTTCAACGCTGACACTTGGTTTTAAGATTACATTTAGAATTAGTAAGTACCCTCTCAAACATagtctgtgtgtgcatacagtgtgtatgtgtttgtataaACTGACCTCATCCTGGTCCAGCATCTGCTGCTTCAGTTTCTCCACCAACTGGCACTGCAGGTTGATCTCATCATCCTGCAGAAACATGATTTTATCATTCTTGTTTGATTGAATATATGTGACACTGAAAACTTTATAGGCTTTCATCTACTTTGTCCATGattgttttatatctataaaCCCTTAATTAAATTTCGGTCTATAAGATGTCGCAAATGTTACTGTACACACTAGCGAGAAAGACACTTAAAAATAGTCCTTCCTTTGATATTTATAAAAACAATTACATCTACATTTACACTGAGGTGGAATTAAAGTGGAGCAAAAGTAAGCAAGTTCACTAATGTACAGGCAAAAAGTGTCTGTGGTAATTAGTATGTTGATGTTTGGACCTTATCATCCAGCTGCTTGTAGAGCTTGCGGATTTCCTCCTCGTACTTCTGCCGCTCCTCCTCGGAAATGCGAACCACAATGGAGGAGGTGTCATTGTCCAAAATGGGACGCTCCTCCACGGTCTCAAAACGGGTCACCACGTCTGCCGTGGTCTGCTCCGTCTCAGGCACCTCCTCTCCTGAAGGAAAGGGATGAAGGGACAAAGAcgacagagaaacaaagaaatTAGAATAATATGGTTGTGTTTATAATGTCAGCACAGAAGAGTTGAAGTTATGCAGCTGAAAAGTTAGTCAGAAAACACTTAATGTGTCTCACCATTTCTCCAGCGGTTGAGCTCAATCTCCAGCTTCTGGACGGTTTCCTTCAGAGTCTTgttcttctccttctctttctcataCTTCCTCTTCCACTGCTCCGCCGTCAGCTCCAGGTTGATGGAGGCGGTGTTCCTGATGGTCTTGGCGCTGTGACAGAGGacgacaaagacagagagacacaaatgGAGAAAACAatgtgagtcatttttttaagttttaaattaAGGAAAGGACTGATGATCAGTGTTTGTGTTCAATTAGAAATTCTACTGGATACAATGCCCAAAATTCAGCTTTATGTTGATCATATAGTTTTAAAGTCACCTGATAAGTATGAGAGGAAACTATTGTAAAGAAATAAGAATATAACACAGCTAATGCCTGATTTTCTTATAGGTACATTTCTATTTTTGAGACATTTCTTCAGCCTTCTGACTCAAAAACACATTAATACCTCCCTGGTGAAATAACATAATttcctttaaataaatataagtgCAATATAGTCAAATGGGCAGTGTCAGTTAGCTTCTGTGTCTGCCTTGTTTGGATTTTAGGTCACGCCCAAAATAGTTCATTGCCTTCCTTATGTAAATTATAATCAGTTTGGGTTCTTGCTAAGAAACCTTGCAGCATGTTAATAAACTGTTAGACTGAGTTCATTTTTcatgtatatattgtatactaAAGTTTCTTTCCAAAGCTGCATTGGCTGTATCCACAAATGTATCTACCGTTGTCCAAACATTAGAGTGGATTTGGTCTCGGCGTCGTTGTAGctggagggagagcagcagatGAACATGGTGGTGCGACAGTTTCCACCGAGGGAGTCCTGCAGGATGCGGGTCATTTTGCTGTCACGGTACGGTACGTGACTTTTCTGAAGGAGAGAGGTGAGGGAGGGAAGATGATGAGAGAGGAAGCAGAGGGAAataaaggagaagaaaaaaaaggaggggAAAAGATCCAGATCCAGAGACAATTTGAAACTAAAAGCATGACAGGAAGGCAGGAGATACATTTAATTTGCTTCCTGATTTTGGATTTCTGTGTGATTCATCAGCAGATTATATTCAGCAAAAATGTACACTTTCCCATTCAACTTGATTTCTCAAACAAATCCCATAACTCCTGTCAAAAGTCTCAGATTTATTGTGCCGCATCCAACTAATCTTATAATTGGCAGGGATAGTTTTGGCATTTGACAGCCAAACCTGTTGAGTTGGCAGAATGGAAAGAAGGGTTCAGATACTGGGCAGGATGCATTTCATAAACAAATTGACAGGAGGGACAGATTTGAAATGAGAGAGGAGGGCTATATGCAACAGTCTCTGAACATGGAGATAAACAGGACTATTCCAGTTGTAGAAATAGAAATTAAACacgttttaatttattttaagtcCCCAAATTCTACAATAGAAGTAAGCTTCAGTTGGGGAAAAGGTACATATGTTTCACTTAACTTAAATGTGAAAATACTACTTTACATCAGCTCCTTAAATATCTCACACATTGATTAAACACTGCGATACAGTATACTCCAAAATAGCAaaccaagaccaaaacatacAGTAAGCACTACCATTGTTTAACACTTTATGGTGATTTATTAGCTGATC
The genomic region above belongs to Sander lucioperca isolate FBNREF2018 chromosome 12, SLUC_FBN_1.2, whole genome shotgun sequence and contains:
- the kif5aa gene encoding kinesin family member 5Aa isoform X6; translated protein: MADIPAECNIKVLCRFRPLNQSEILRGDQFIPKFQSDDTVLVGGKSYVFDRVFPTNTTQEQVYNTCAKQIVKDVLGGYNGTIFAYGQTSSGKTHTMEGKLHDPHQMGIIPRIAEDIFNHIFAMDENLEFHIKVSYFEIYMDKIRDLLDVTKTNLSVHEDKNRVPFVKGCTERFVSSPDEVMDVIDEGKAARHVAVTNMNEHSSRSHSIFLINIKQEHVETEQKLCGKLYLVDLAGSEKVSKTGAAGAVLDEAKNINKSLSALGNVISALAEGTKSHVPYRDSKMTRILQDSLGGNCRTTMFICCSPSSYNDAETKSTLMFGQRAKTIRNTASINLELTAEQWKRKYEKEKEKNKTLKETVQKLEIELNRWRNGEEVPETEQTTADVVTRFETVEERPILDNDTSSIVVRISEEERQKYEEEIRKLYKQLDDKDDEINLQCQLVEKLKQQMLDQDELLASSKGDGDKVQAELGRLQVESDCAKAEVKEVLQALEELAINYDQKSQEVEEKGLQNQLLADQLSQKMASLMELEAELSRMQEVSGQQRKRIADVLNGLMRDLSEFSTIVGNGEIKLPVEISGAIEEEFTVARLYISKIKSEVKSMVKRCRQLENMQLECHRKMEETGRELSSCQLLISQHEAKIRSLTEYMQSVEQKKRLLEESHDSLSEELAKLQDQDNSLLEEKDGEKGETEDGNVKKVSRQQESHRGLHHKQLARLRDEINEKQRIIDELTDRNSKLELELAHVRADFERLKSQDNTKSERLEELSFLHERHEQTKQDLKGLEETVARELQTLHNLRKLFVQDLTSRVKKSSEMEPDDSGGSCTQKQKISFLENNLDQLTKVHKQLVRDNADLRCELPKLEKRLRSTAERVKALETALRDAKEGAMMDRRRYQQEVDRIKDAMRAKNALRRPHAAQIAKPVRPKQMPVCSPTNPFYTYIRATEQANTYSNALFQGNVTQPSAASSNCNPNSVQSNTVSTALGYRAGRYTGDILESFPLNIDNGNSISETRDINDNRSDVYCGSEVDDSNRHYIIQQETAAS
- the kif5aa gene encoding kinesin family member 5Aa isoform X5; translated protein: MADIPAECNIKVLCRFRPLNQSEILRGDQFIPKFQSDDTVLVGGKSYVFDRVFPTNTTQEQVYNTCAKQIVKDVLGGYNGTIFAYGQTSSGKTHTMEGKLHDPHQMGIIPRIAEDIFNHIFAMDENLEFHIKVSYFEIYMDKIRDLLDVTKTNLSVHEDKNRVPFVKGCTERFVSSPDEVMDVIDEGKAARHVAVTNMNEHSSRSHSIFLINIKQEHVETEQKLCGKLYLVDLAGSEKVSKTGAAGAVLDEAKNINKSLSALGNVISALAEGTKSHVPYRDSKMTRILQDSLGGNCRTTMFICCSPSSYNDAETKSTLMFGQRAKTIRNTASINLELTAEQWKRKYEKEKEKNKTLKETVQKLEIELNRWRNGEEVPETEQTTADVVTRFETVEERPILDNDTSSIVVRISEEERQKYEEEIRKLYKQLDDKDDEINLQCQLVEKLKQQMLDQDELLASSKGDGDKVQAELGRLQVESDCAKAEVKEVLQALEELAINYDQKSQEVEEKGLQNQLLADQLSQKMASLMELEAELSRMQEVSGQQRKRIADVLNGLMRDLSEFSTIVGNGEIKLPVEISGAIEEEFTVARLYISKIKSEVKSMVKRCRQLENMQLECHRKMEETGRELSSCQLLISQHEAKIRSLTEYMQSVEQKKRLLEESHDSLSEELAKLQDQDNSLLEEKDGEKGETEDGNVKKVSRQQESHRGLHHKQLARLRDEINEKQRIIDELTDRNSKLELELAHVRADFERLKSQDNTKSERLEELSFLHERHEQTKQDLKGLEETVARELQTLHNLRKLFVQDLTSRVKKSSEMEPDDSGGSCTQKQKISFLENNLDQLTKVHKQLVRDNADLRCELPKLEKRLRSTAERVKALETALRDAKEGAMMDRRRYQQEVDRIKDAMRAKNALRRPHAAQIAKPVRPKQMPVCSPTNPFYTYIRATEQANTYSNALFQGNVTQPSAASSNCNPNSVQSNTVSTALGYRAGRYTGDILESFPLNIDNAGNSISETRDINDNRSDVYCGSEVDDSNRHYIIQQETAAS
- the kif5aa gene encoding kinesin family member 5Aa isoform X4, yielding MADIPAECNIKVLCRFRPLNQSEILRGDQFIPKFQSDDTVLVGGKSYVFDRVFPTNTTQEQVYNTCAKQIVKDVLGGYNGTIFAYGQTSSGKTHTMEGKLHDPHQMGIIPRIAEDIFNHIFAMDENLEFHIKVSYFEIYMDKIRDLLDVTKTNLSVHEDKNRVPFVKGCTERFVSSPDEVMDVIDEGKAARHVAVTNMNEHSSRSHSIFLINIKQEHVETEQKLCGKLYLVDLAGSEKVSKTGAAGAVLDEAKNINKSLSALGNVISALAEGTKSHVPYRDSKMTRILQDSLGGNCRTTMFICCSPSSYNDAETKSTLMFGQRAKTIRNTASINLELTAEQWKRKYEKEKEKNKTLKETVQKLEIELNRWRNGEEVPETEQTTADVVTRFETVEERPILDNDTSSIVVRISEEERQKYEEEIRKLYKQLDDKDDEINLQCQLVEKLKQQMLDQDELLASSKGDGDKVQAELGRLQVESDCAKAEVKEVLQALEELAINYDQKSQEVEEKGLQNQLLADQLSQKMASLMELEAELSRMQEVSGQQRKRIADVLNGLMRDLSEFSTIVGNGEIKLPVEISGAIEEEFTVARLYISKIKSEVKSMVKRCRQLENMQLECHRKMEETGRELSSCQLLISQHEAKIRSLTEYMQSVEQKKRLLEESHDSLSEELAKLQDQDNSLLEEKDGEKGETEDGNVKKVSRQQESHRGLHHKQLARLRDEINEKQRIIDELTDRNSKLELELAHVRADFERLKSQDNTKSERLEELSFLHERHEQTKQDLKGLEETVARELQTLHNLRKLFVQDLTSRVKKSSEMEPDDSGGSCTQKQKISFLENNLDQLTKVHKQIPIFPPCVISHPSLCLSPFQLVRDNADLRCELPKLEKRLRSTAERVKALETALRDAKEGAMMDRRRYQQEVDRIKDAMRAKNALRRPHAAQIAKPVRPKQMPVCSPTNPFYTYIRATEQANTYSNALFQGNVTQPSAASSNCNPNSVQSNTVSTALGYRAGRYTGDILESFPLNIDNGNSISETRDINDNSDVYCGSEVDDSNRHYIIQQETAAS
- the kif5aa gene encoding kinesin family member 5Aa isoform X2, with amino-acid sequence MADIPAECNIKVLCRFRPLNQSEILRGDQFIPKFQSDDTVLVGGKSYVFDRVFPTNTTQEQVYNTCAKQIVKDVLGGYNGTIFAYGQTSSGKTHTMEGKLHDPHQMGIIPRIAEDIFNHIFAMDENLEFHIKVSYFEIYMDKIRDLLDVTKTNLSVHEDKNRVPFVKGCTERFVSSPDEVMDVIDEGKAARHVAVTNMNEHSSRSHSIFLINIKQEHVETEQKLCGKLYLVDLAGSEKVSKTGAAGAVLDEAKNINKSLSALGNVISALAEGTKSHVPYRDSKMTRILQDSLGGNCRTTMFICCSPSSYNDAETKSTLMFGQRAKTIRNTASINLELTAEQWKRKYEKEKEKNKTLKETVQKLEIELNRWRNGEEVPETEQTTADVVTRFETVEERPILDNDTSSIVVRISEEERQKYEEEIRKLYKQLDDKDDEINLQCQLVEKLKQQMLDQDELLASSKGDGDKVQAELGRLQVESDCAKAEVKEVLQALEELAINYDQKSQEVEEKGLQNQLLADQLSQKMASLMELEAELSRMQEVSGQQRKRIADVLNGLMRDLSEFSTIVGNGEIKLPVEISGAIEEEFTVARLYISKIKSEVKSMVKRCRQLENMQLECHRKMEETGRELSSCQLLISQHEAKIRSLTEYMQSVEQKKRLLEESHDSLSEELAKLQDQDNSLLEEKDGEKGETEDGNVKKVSRQQESHRGLHHKQLARLRDEINEKQRIIDELTDRNSKLELELAHVRADFERLKSQDNTKSERLEELSFLHERHEQTKQDLKGLEETVARELQTLHNLRKLFVQDLTSRVKKSSEMEPDDSGGSCTQKQKISFLENNLDQLTKVHKQIPIFPPCVISHPSLCLSPFQLVRDNADLRCELPKLEKRLRSTAERVKALETALRDAKEGAMMDRRRYQQEVDRIKDAMRAKNALRRPHAAQIAKPVRPKQMPVCSPTNPFYTYIRATEQANTYSNALFQGNVTQPSAASSNCNPNSVQSNTVSTALGYRAGRYTGDILESFPLNIDNGNSISETRDINDNRSDVYCGSEVDDSNRHYIIQQETAAS
- the kif5aa gene encoding kinesin family member 5Aa isoform X3, with the protein product MADIPAECNIKVLCRFRPLNQSEILRGDQFIPKFQSDDTVLVGGKSYVFDRVFPTNTTQEQVYNTCAKQIVKDVLGGYNGTIFAYGQTSSGKTHTMEGKLHDPHQMGIIPRIAEDIFNHIFAMDENLEFHIKVSYFEIYMDKIRDLLDVTKTNLSVHEDKNRVPFVKGCTERFVSSPDEVMDVIDEGKAARHVAVTNMNEHSSRSHSIFLINIKQEHVETEQKLCGKLYLVDLAGSEKVSKTGAAGAVLDEAKNINKSLSALGNVISALAEGTKSHVPYRDSKMTRILQDSLGGNCRTTMFICCSPSSYNDAETKSTLMFGQRAKTIRNTASINLELTAEQWKRKYEKEKEKNKTLKETVQKLEIELNRWRNGEEVPETEQTTADVVTRFETVEERPILDNDTSSIVVRISEEERQKYEEEIRKLYKQLDDKDDEINLQCQLVEKLKQQMLDQDELLASSKGDGDKVQAELGRLQVESDCAKAEVKEVLQALEELAINYDQKSQEVEEKGLQNQLLADQLSQKMASLMELEAELSRMQEVSGQQRKRIADVLNGLMRDLSEFSTIVGNGEIKLPVEISGAIEEEFTVARLYISKIKSEVKSMVKRCRQLENMQLECHRKMEETGRELSSCQLLISQHEAKIRSLTEYMQSVEQKKRLLEESHDSLSEELAKLQDQDNSLLEEKDGEKGETEDGNVKKVSRQQESHRGLHHKQLARLRDEINEKQRIIDELTDRNSKLELELAHVRADFERLKSQDNTKSERLEELSFLHERHEQTKQDLKGLEETVARELQTLHNLRKLFVQDLTSRVKKSSEMEPDDSGGSCTQKQKISFLENNLDQLTKVHKQIPIFPPCVISHPSLCLSPFQLVRDNADLRCELPKLEKRLRSTAERVKALETALRDAKEGAMMDRRRYQQEVDRIKDAMRAKNALRRPHAAQIAKPVRPKQMPVCSPTNPFYTYIRATEQANTYSNALFQGNVTQPSAASSNCNPNSVQSNTVSTALGYRAGRYTGDILESFPLNIDNAGNSISETRDINDNSDVYCGSEVDDSNRHYIIQQETAAS
- the kif5aa gene encoding kinesin family member 5Aa isoform X1, translated to MADIPAECNIKVLCRFRPLNQSEILRGDQFIPKFQSDDTVLVGGKSYVFDRVFPTNTTQEQVYNTCAKQIVKDVLGGYNGTIFAYGQTSSGKTHTMEGKLHDPHQMGIIPRIAEDIFNHIFAMDENLEFHIKVSYFEIYMDKIRDLLDVTKTNLSVHEDKNRVPFVKGCTERFVSSPDEVMDVIDEGKAARHVAVTNMNEHSSRSHSIFLINIKQEHVETEQKLCGKLYLVDLAGSEKVSKTGAAGAVLDEAKNINKSLSALGNVISALAEGTKSHVPYRDSKMTRILQDSLGGNCRTTMFICCSPSSYNDAETKSTLMFGQRAKTIRNTASINLELTAEQWKRKYEKEKEKNKTLKETVQKLEIELNRWRNGEEVPETEQTTADVVTRFETVEERPILDNDTSSIVVRISEEERQKYEEEIRKLYKQLDDKDDEINLQCQLVEKLKQQMLDQDELLASSKGDGDKVQAELGRLQVESDCAKAEVKEVLQALEELAINYDQKSQEVEEKGLQNQLLADQLSQKMASLMELEAELSRMQEVSGQQRKRIADVLNGLMRDLSEFSTIVGNGEIKLPVEISGAIEEEFTVARLYISKIKSEVKSMVKRCRQLENMQLECHRKMEETGRELSSCQLLISQHEAKIRSLTEYMQSVEQKKRLLEESHDSLSEELAKLQDQDNSLLEEKDGEKGETEDGNVKKVSRQQESHRGLHHKQLARLRDEINEKQRIIDELTDRNSKLELELAHVRADFERLKSQDNTKSERLEELSFLHERHEQTKQDLKGLEETVARELQTLHNLRKLFVQDLTSRVKKSSEMEPDDSGGSCTQKQKISFLENNLDQLTKVHKQIPIFPPCVISHPSLCLSPFQLVRDNADLRCELPKLEKRLRSTAERVKALETALRDAKEGAMMDRRRYQQEVDRIKDAMRAKNALRRPHAAQIAKPVRPKQMPVCSPTNPFYTYIRATEQANTYSNALFQGNVTQPSAASSNCNPNSVQSNTVSTALGYRAGRYTGDILESFPLNIDNAGNSISETRDINDNRSDVYCGSEVDDSNRHYIIQQETAAS